Proteins from one Telopea speciosissima isolate NSW1024214 ecotype Mountain lineage chromosome 1, Tspe_v1, whole genome shotgun sequence genomic window:
- the LOC122641211 gene encoding uncharacterized protein LOC122641211 isoform X3 — translation MTSQYPADIDSGAADSVTLSPRSDNPPPPPPPPSSQRQHEELHPRVRFMCSFGGRILPRPHDNQLRYVGGDTRIVAVSRSSKFSALLVKLSKFSGNTDFTIKYQLPNEDLDALITVSTDEDVENMMEEYDRLTHGSNSKTARLRLFLFPINVSSSSSLSSIIDGQSKRVREQWFFDAINGAVGVVSTTPSLERGRSEVSSILSEVPDYLFGFDNSDESRDPKSKANVSVSDPSSPARVPSPPYSSTSSVKTKIEDPIPVEESKESQIDGFKETGEQTISWQHFPASHFPGPAIQPVPVYYVLGPVPLGKVPAAVVPVSATYIQRFPVGFHHTVQGVGQVYGVKAVTAVEAYNYPPAPTGVIPEVLNQQAYYTERNPRVIPSYPAAAVVVPSVPDLQATTSETMTGRVSQPQ, via the exons ATGACGTCACAATACCCGGCCGATATCGATTCCGGCGCCGCAGACTCCGTCACGTTGTCACCAAGATCGGACAacccgccgccgccgccgccgccgccttCTTCACAGAGGCAACATGAGGAGCTGCATCCACGTGTCCGTTTCATGTGCAGTTTTGGCGGTCGGATCCTGCCACGTCCTCATGACAACCAGCTCCGATACGTCGGAGGGGACACGCGAATCGTCGCCGTCAGTCGTTCCTCCAAGTTCTCAGCACTCCTCGTCAAGCTGTCGAAATTCTCCGGCAACACCGACTTCACAATCAAATACCAGCTCCCCAACGAAGACCTTGACGCCTTGATTACCGTCTCCACCGACGAAGACGTCGAGAACATGATGGAAGAGTACGACCGCCTAACCCACGGCTCCAACTCCAAAACTGCTCGCCTTcgcctcttcctcttccccatCAACGTCTCCAGCTCCAGCAGCCTTAGCTCCATCATCGACGGTCAATCTAAGCGCGTTCGCGAGCAATGGTTCTTCGACGCAATCAACGGCGCTGTAGGCGTTGTATCCACCACGCCCTCTTTGGAGCGCGGCCGCTCCGAAGTCTCCTCTATCCTCTCCGAAGTCCCTGATTACCTCTTTGGCTTTGATAACTCAGACGAGTCGCGCGACCCCAAATCGAAAGCAAATGTATCCGTTTCCGATCCTAGTTCGCCGGCCCGGGTGCCTTCTCCTCCCTACAGCTCAACCTCAT CCGTCAAGACAAAAATAGAGGACCCAATTCCTGTAGAGGAATCAAAGGAAAGCCAGATCGATGGTTTCAAGGAGACTGGGGAACAAACGATTT CGTGGCAGCACTTTCCGGCAAGTCACTTTCCTGGTCCGGCAATCCAACCGGTACCTGTCTACTACGTGCTCGGTCCGGTTCCGCTTGGTAAAGTCCCCGCTGCAGTAGTTCCGGTGTCGGCAACTTACATTCAGAGATTCCCAGTGGGGTTCCACCATACAGTTCAAGGTGTGGGTCAGGTGTATGGTGTGAAGGCGGTTACGGCTGTGGAAGCTTATAATTATCCACCAGCACCAACTGGAGTGATACCGGAAGTGTTGAACCAGCAGGCGTACTACACGGAGAGAAATCCAAGAGTGATTCCGTCTTACCCTGCTGCTGCTGTGGTGGTTCCATCTGTGCCCGACTTGCAGGCGACTACTTCTGAGACAATGACTGGCCGCGTTTCTCAGCCTCAATGA
- the LOC122641211 gene encoding uncharacterized protein LOC122641211 isoform X2 → MTSQYPADIDSGAADSVTLSPRSDNPPPPPPPPSSQRQHEELHPRVRFMCSFGGRILPRPHDNQLRYVGGDTRIVAVSRSSKFSALLVKLSKFSGNTDFTIKYQLPNEDLDALITVSTDEDVENMMEEYDRLTHGSNSKTARLRLFLFPINVSSSSSLSSIIDGQSKRVREQWFFDAINGAVGVVSTTPSLERGRSEVSSILSEVPDYLFGFDNSDESRDPKSKANVSVSDPSSPARVPSPPYSSTSLVKTKIEDPIPVEESKESQIDGFKETGEQTISRQIGYTDNTTWQHFPASHFPGPAIQPVPVYYVLGPVPLGKVPAAVVPVSATYIQRFPVGFHHTVQGVGQVYGVKAVTAVEAYNYPPAPTGVIPEVLNQQAYYTERNPRVIPSYPAAAVVVPSVPDLQATTSETMTGRVSQPQ, encoded by the exons ATGACGTCACAATACCCGGCCGATATCGATTCCGGCGCCGCAGACTCCGTCACGTTGTCACCAAGATCGGACAacccgccgccgccgccgccgccgccttCTTCACAGAGGCAACATGAGGAGCTGCATCCACGTGTCCGTTTCATGTGCAGTTTTGGCGGTCGGATCCTGCCACGTCCTCATGACAACCAGCTCCGATACGTCGGAGGGGACACGCGAATCGTCGCCGTCAGTCGTTCCTCCAAGTTCTCAGCACTCCTCGTCAAGCTGTCGAAATTCTCCGGCAACACCGACTTCACAATCAAATACCAGCTCCCCAACGAAGACCTTGACGCCTTGATTACCGTCTCCACCGACGAAGACGTCGAGAACATGATGGAAGAGTACGACCGCCTAACCCACGGCTCCAACTCCAAAACTGCTCGCCTTcgcctcttcctcttccccatCAACGTCTCCAGCTCCAGCAGCCTTAGCTCCATCATCGACGGTCAATCTAAGCGCGTTCGCGAGCAATGGTTCTTCGACGCAATCAACGGCGCTGTAGGCGTTGTATCCACCACGCCCTCTTTGGAGCGCGGCCGCTCCGAAGTCTCCTCTATCCTCTCCGAAGTCCCTGATTACCTCTTTGGCTTTGATAACTCAGACGAGTCGCGCGACCCCAAATCGAAAGCAAATGTATCCGTTTCCGATCCTAGTTCGCCGGCCCGGGTGCCTTCTCCTCCCTACAGCTCAACCTCATTGG TCAAGACAAAAATAGAGGACCCAATTCCTGTAGAGGAATCAAAGGAAAGCCAGATCGATGGTTTCAAGGAGACTGGGGAACAAACGATTTCACGTCAAATCGGATACACAGATAACACTACGTGGCAGCACTTTCCGGCAAGTCACTTTCCTGGTCCGGCAATCCAACCGGTACCTGTCTACTACGTGCTCGGTCCGGTTCCGCTTGGTAAAGTCCCCGCTGCAGTAGTTCCGGTGTCGGCAACTTACATTCAGAGATTCCCAGTGGGGTTCCACCATACAGTTCAAGGTGTGGGTCAGGTGTATGGTGTGAAGGCGGTTACGGCTGTGGAAGCTTATAATTATCCACCAGCACCAACTGGAGTGATACCGGAAGTGTTGAACCAGCAGGCGTACTACACGGAGAGAAATCCAAGAGTGATTCCGTCTTACCCTGCTGCTGCTGTGGTGGTTCCATCTGTGCCCGACTTGCAGGCGACTACTTCTGAGACAATGACTGGCCGCGTTTCTCAGCCTCAATGA
- the LOC122641211 gene encoding uncharacterized protein LOC122641211 isoform X1 has protein sequence MTSQYPADIDSGAADSVTLSPRSDNPPPPPPPPSSQRQHEELHPRVRFMCSFGGRILPRPHDNQLRYVGGDTRIVAVSRSSKFSALLVKLSKFSGNTDFTIKYQLPNEDLDALITVSTDEDVENMMEEYDRLTHGSNSKTARLRLFLFPINVSSSSSLSSIIDGQSKRVREQWFFDAINGAVGVVSTTPSLERGRSEVSSILSEVPDYLFGFDNSDESRDPKSKANVSVSDPSSPARVPSPPYSSTSSVKTKIEDPIPVEESKESQIDGFKETGEQTISRQIGYTDNTTWQHFPASHFPGPAIQPVPVYYVLGPVPLGKVPAAVVPVSATYIQRFPVGFHHTVQGVGQVYGVKAVTAVEAYNYPPAPTGVIPEVLNQQAYYTERNPRVIPSYPAAAVVVPSVPDLQATTSETMTGRVSQPQ, from the exons ATGACGTCACAATACCCGGCCGATATCGATTCCGGCGCCGCAGACTCCGTCACGTTGTCACCAAGATCGGACAacccgccgccgccgccgccgccgccttCTTCACAGAGGCAACATGAGGAGCTGCATCCACGTGTCCGTTTCATGTGCAGTTTTGGCGGTCGGATCCTGCCACGTCCTCATGACAACCAGCTCCGATACGTCGGAGGGGACACGCGAATCGTCGCCGTCAGTCGTTCCTCCAAGTTCTCAGCACTCCTCGTCAAGCTGTCGAAATTCTCCGGCAACACCGACTTCACAATCAAATACCAGCTCCCCAACGAAGACCTTGACGCCTTGATTACCGTCTCCACCGACGAAGACGTCGAGAACATGATGGAAGAGTACGACCGCCTAACCCACGGCTCCAACTCCAAAACTGCTCGCCTTcgcctcttcctcttccccatCAACGTCTCCAGCTCCAGCAGCCTTAGCTCCATCATCGACGGTCAATCTAAGCGCGTTCGCGAGCAATGGTTCTTCGACGCAATCAACGGCGCTGTAGGCGTTGTATCCACCACGCCCTCTTTGGAGCGCGGCCGCTCCGAAGTCTCCTCTATCCTCTCCGAAGTCCCTGATTACCTCTTTGGCTTTGATAACTCAGACGAGTCGCGCGACCCCAAATCGAAAGCAAATGTATCCGTTTCCGATCCTAGTTCGCCGGCCCGGGTGCCTTCTCCTCCCTACAGCTCAACCTCAT CCGTCAAGACAAAAATAGAGGACCCAATTCCTGTAGAGGAATCAAAGGAAAGCCAGATCGATGGTTTCAAGGAGACTGGGGAACAAACGATTTCACGTCAAATCGGATACACAGATAACACTACGTGGCAGCACTTTCCGGCAAGTCACTTTCCTGGTCCGGCAATCCAACCGGTACCTGTCTACTACGTGCTCGGTCCGGTTCCGCTTGGTAAAGTCCCCGCTGCAGTAGTTCCGGTGTCGGCAACTTACATTCAGAGATTCCCAGTGGGGTTCCACCATACAGTTCAAGGTGTGGGTCAGGTGTATGGTGTGAAGGCGGTTACGGCTGTGGAAGCTTATAATTATCCACCAGCACCAACTGGAGTGATACCGGAAGTGTTGAACCAGCAGGCGTACTACACGGAGAGAAATCCAAGAGTGATTCCGTCTTACCCTGCTGCTGCTGTGGTGGTTCCATCTGTGCCCGACTTGCAGGCGACTACTTCTGAGACAATGACTGGCCGCGTTTCTCAGCCTCAATGA